The genomic DNA CGCGAGCTATGAATGCAGATGCGTGCAGGTCGTCGGCACGCCGGTACTGTTCACGCCTGAGCAGAACATTCCCCGATACAGGCCCCTGAACTTTTGCAAGGAAACTTCCGTTTTCTGTAAGAAAGCTGATTGCCACCTGATTCTCGGCGCAGAAGCCCATAAGGTAAGGGCTGCACGAAACCTGACCGAAGCAGACAATCCCTCCAAGAGTGTGAATTGGCAAACGCATGGCAACTTCTCCGTCAATCTTCACAACAATGGTCTCGCTTTCCTTCGAAAGATATGCTCCCTGAGTGGTCACAAAGAGCGTGTTAAGAAGCTTTTTCATTCTGCCTCTATCGCTTTCATCAGGTAGTTACTTGCCTTTCTGCTCACCTTCGGCATGCAAAGTTCATATAGAGAACACTTCTTGCATTTTTTTGAATATTCAGCCTTCGGTGTCACGCCGGATTCAATGAGCACTCGCACCTTCTTTGAAGCCCCTTCCGTCTCCAGCCGTAACTTTTCATCAAATACTACATTTTCCCTGCGTCTGGTCCGGCCATAAAATAATGCACCGTTATTGATCTCAAGGTTGAGCATTTCCTCAAGACAGATTGCCTGAGCGCAAAGCTGAACTTTATCGCAATCATCCATCTTCGGTTTTCCCCTTTTATATTCAACAGGGAAGGGTACCCATTTCCCGTCATTCATCCTGTGGAATTCCACTACATCAGCCTTTCCGATGAGACCGAGTCTAAGCGATCTGATCGGTACACCATACTCGATACGGACATCCCCTCTCGATTCACGATTAGCCATGTCAACCTTGTCATGCATAAGCCTTCCTTCGGCAGTGAATAAATTCTCGTTCCACAACTGCTCGATGTGAATAAGAGCGCATTGGCGTTCACAGAATACAATATGCTGCAAGGCTGAAAGCTGAATCAGATCGTCTTCGCTATAGGGCTTATCGGTCATATATGACTTATTTCCTTATTTTGCGTGCCTCTGACCGCGCACGATAAAGCCTTTCCGTGAAGCCTCCCTCGTTCAAAAAATCTTTTTCCAGGGCTTTCAGTTGCCGGTCAAGAAGATAGTTTGTCTGATGGATCAGACAGATTATGGTGTTTGCGGC from Nitrospirota bacterium includes the following:
- the cas4 gene encoding CRISPR-associated protein Cas4 — protein: MTDKPYSEDDLIQLSALQHIVFCERQCALIHIEQLWNENLFTAEGRLMHDKVDMANRESRGDVRIEYGVPIRSLRLGLIGKADVVEFHRMNDGKWVPFPVEYKRGKPKMDDCDKVQLCAQAICLEEMLNLEINNGALFYGRTRRRENVVFDEKLRLETEGASKKVRVLIESGVTPKAEYSKKCKKCSLYELCMPKVSRKASNYLMKAIEAE